From a single Collibacillus ludicampi genomic region:
- a CDS encoding ReoY family proteolytic degradation factor has product MGEVIKIAEKKQFIKWFLEKYELQNREAEWLLQYLCSNDQILEHVHFIDNFRNLPKTILMSTKCVQMTPFKFYKNKRVTSDVEKAFLDIHNNPTEDVYIGLFFKDRSISPEYAAVLETNPMDDSKESADALISLQAELFLDYVVRQWKLSKKYEQIDEALDKRDKRRFLELTNELREELELS; this is encoded by the coding sequence GTGGGAGAAGTCATCAAAATTGCTGAAAAGAAACAATTTATCAAATGGTTCCTTGAAAAATACGAGCTCCAAAACCGGGAAGCAGAATGGTTGCTCCAATATTTGTGTTCCAATGATCAGATCCTTGAACACGTGCATTTTATCGACAACTTCCGCAATTTACCGAAGACGATTCTCATGTCCACAAAGTGTGTTCAAATGACGCCGTTCAAATTTTACAAAAATAAAAGGGTAACGTCCGATGTAGAGAAAGCTTTTCTCGATATTCATAATAATCCGACGGAAGATGTTTATATAGGCTTATTCTTTAAAGATAGAAGCATATCACCGGAGTATGCGGCGGTTTTGGAAACGAACCCGATGGATGATTCCAAGGAATCGGCAGATGCTCTGATTTCGCTTCAAGCGGAATTGTTTCTGGATTATGTGGTACGTCAGTGGAAACTGTCGAAGAAGTATGAGCAGATTGACGAAGCTCTGGATAAAAGGGATAAAAGACGCTTCCTAGAACTCACAAACGAATTAAGAGAAGAGTTGGAGTTAAGCTAA
- a CDS encoding ubiquinol-cytochrome c reductase iron-sulfur subunit, producing the protein MSDEKKNAEKESLSRRQFLTYALGGTGAFMAAAIVSPMIPFAIDPLTRAGGTDYVEVGKESDFDDKLPKKVEFKVKKKDGWVESDVQLTAWIIKDQQGKILAMSNICTHLGCGINGTVDANGKSESPKDGKWFFLCPCHGSKFDKFGVNSPESPARRPLDVYDVKVENGIVKLGTSIQQRKV; encoded by the coding sequence ATGAGCGACGAGAAAAAGAATGCGGAAAAGGAAAGTCTCTCGCGACGCCAATTTCTTACGTATGCGTTAGGCGGAACGGGCGCTTTCATGGCTGCGGCGATAGTTTCTCCGATGATTCCGTTTGCGATCGATCCGCTGACGAGAGCAGGAGGAACCGATTACGTCGAAGTGGGAAAAGAATCAGATTTTGACGATAAGCTTCCGAAGAAAGTAGAGTTCAAAGTGAAAAAGAAAGACGGTTGGGTGGAGTCGGATGTTCAGTTAACAGCATGGATCATTAAAGATCAACAAGGAAAGATCCTTGCGATGTCGAACATTTGCACTCATTTGGGATGTGGGATCAACGGTACGGTGGACGCTAACGGCAAGTCGGAATCTCCGAAAGACGGGAAGTGGTTTTTCCTCTGCCCTTGTCACGGTTCCAAGTTCGACAAATTCGGTGTGAATTCACCGGAGTCACCCGCACGCAGGCCGTTGGACGTGTACGATGTGAAGGTAGAAAACGGAATCGTCAAGCTCGGTACTTCGATACAACAAAGGAAGGTGTGA
- a CDS encoding creatininase family protein, which translates to MKLVHTHRDQLNERLPYVDTVILPVCALAVQADDAPMGVDLLTVRRLGEIIEESLTGRVCLLPELAYGLFDIADHTETIESPVSVLADFIYHLLRGFQQRGMKYAVLLNGHEGNFTSLQLAGERLRTEGWKVLLSNWRIEHESEGFSEFQQWISGASSKNAAEKGEAYLRELGTRLIEDVISLWK; encoded by the coding sequence ATGAAACTGGTACATACACATCGAGATCAGTTGAACGAACGATTGCCTTATGTTGACACGGTTATCTTGCCGGTCTGTGCGCTCGCTGTACAAGCGGACGATGCCCCAATGGGAGTGGATTTGCTAACCGTCAGACGGCTGGGGGAAATCATCGAAGAAAGTCTAACCGGACGTGTCTGTTTGCTACCGGAATTGGCGTACGGGCTTTTTGATATCGCCGATCATACAGAAACCATCGAATCGCCCGTCTCGGTACTCGCTGATTTTATTTATCATCTCTTACGAGGGTTTCAACAGAGGGGGATGAAATACGCGGTTCTTTTGAATGGACATGAAGGAAATTTTACATCCTTGCAACTCGCCGGTGAGCGTTTAAGGACTGAAGGATGGAAGGTTCTTTTGTCCAATTGGCGTATCGAGCATGAGTCCGAGGGTTTTTCTGAATTCCAACAGTGGATTTCGGGAGCGTCTTCAAAAAATGCAGCAGAAAAAGGGGAAGCATACTTGCGCGAACTGGGCACAAGATTGATTGAAGATGTGATAAGCTTGTGGAAATAA